In Janibacter sp. CX7, a single genomic region encodes these proteins:
- a CDS encoding LURP-one-related/scramblase family protein: MGILQTDALVLDQVRSFMSNDFGIHDLAGAPIGRIVTEGGMGSRLLMGNRQLAIVDTDGTLLVRVVDPPGIGLDRYEVHDAQGQVIARVVKEFTFFKKALRIELATGPQLRLEGSMWDREFQVTGPGGLAATASRHWPGVAQAFLGRERYVLGFVPQVPVPEKLGTIGAVIALDLIRAKERNNG, from the coding sequence ATGGGGATCCTGCAGACCGACGCGCTGGTGCTCGACCAGGTGCGCTCCTTCATGAGCAACGACTTCGGTATCCACGACCTCGCCGGTGCGCCGATCGGGCGCATCGTCACCGAGGGTGGCATGGGCTCGCGGCTGCTCATGGGCAACCGCCAGCTGGCGATCGTCGACACCGACGGGACCCTGCTCGTGCGGGTCGTCGACCCGCCGGGCATCGGCCTCGACCGCTACGAGGTGCACGACGCGCAGGGCCAGGTCATCGCGCGGGTGGTCAAGGAGTTCACCTTCTTCAAGAAGGCACTGCGCATCGAGCTCGCGACCGGCCCGCAGCTGCGGCTCGAGGGCTCGATGTGGGACCGGGAGTTCCAGGTGACCGGCCCCGGCGGCCTGGCCGCGACCGCGAGCCGCCACTGGCCGGGCGTCGCGCAGGCCTTCCTCGGCAGGGAGCGCTACGTCCTCGGCTTCGTCCCGCAGGTGCCCGTGCCGGAAAAGCTCGGCACCATCGGTGCCGTCATCGCGCTCGACCTGATCCGGGCCAAGGAGCGCAACAACGGCTGA
- the gnd gene encoding phosphogluconate dehydrogenase (NAD(+)-dependent, decarboxylating), translating to MQLGLIGLGKMGGNMRERVRRAGHEVVGYDTNPEVSDVESVQAMVDALAAPRVVWVMVPAGEITRTVIADLADRLEPGDLVVDGGNSRFSDDQPNADLLGAKGVGYLDCGVSGGIWGLDNGYGLMVGGDAQHVEQAMPIFDALRPEGPRDEGFVHAGDVGAGHYVKMVHNGIEYGLMHAYAEGYELLEKKDIVTDVPGAFKAWSRGTVVRSWLLDLMVKALEENPTLEDVSDYTADSGEGRWTVEEGIANSVPMPVISASLFARFASRQQTSPTMQAVAALRGQFGGHQVMTVAEGDDLRAEAAKGVASPAASHAQEEKKIERPTSPGRAPEGDAAEAGPTSGSGSTE from the coding sequence ATGCAGCTCGGTCTCATCGGCCTCGGCAAGATGGGTGGCAACATGCGCGAGCGGGTCCGCCGCGCCGGCCACGAGGTCGTCGGCTACGACACCAACCCCGAGGTCTCCGACGTCGAGAGCGTGCAGGCGATGGTCGACGCGCTCGCCGCGCCGCGGGTCGTGTGGGTCATGGTGCCGGCGGGTGAGATCACCCGCACGGTCATCGCCGACCTCGCCGATCGCCTCGAGCCCGGTGACCTCGTCGTCGACGGTGGCAATTCGCGCTTCAGCGACGACCAGCCCAATGCCGACCTGCTCGGCGCGAAGGGGGTCGGGTACCTCGACTGCGGCGTCTCCGGTGGCATCTGGGGCCTGGACAACGGCTACGGCCTCATGGTCGGCGGCGACGCGCAGCACGTCGAGCAGGCGATGCCGATCTTCGACGCGCTGCGGCCGGAGGGCCCCCGCGACGAGGGCTTCGTCCACGCCGGCGACGTCGGCGCAGGGCACTACGTGAAGATGGTCCACAACGGCATCGAGTACGGCCTGATGCACGCCTATGCCGAGGGCTACGAGCTGCTCGAGAAGAAGGACATCGTCACCGACGTGCCGGGCGCCTTCAAGGCGTGGAGCCGCGGCACGGTCGTGCGCTCCTGGCTGCTCGACCTCATGGTCAAGGCCCTCGAGGAGAACCCGACGCTCGAGGACGTCAGCGACTACACCGCCGACTCCGGCGAGGGCCGCTGGACCGTCGAGGAGGGCATCGCCAACTCCGTGCCGATGCCGGTCATCTCCGCCTCGCTCTTCGCGCGCTTCGCCTCCCGGCAGCAGACGAGCCCGACGATGCAGGCCGTCGCCGCGCTGCGCGGGCAGTTCGGCGGGCACCAGGTCATGACCGTCGCCGAGGGCGATGACCTGCGAGCCGAGGCAGCGAAGGGCGTGGCCTCCCCCGCGGCGAGCCACGCCCAGGAGGAGAAGAAGATCGAGCGGCCGACCTCGCCGGGCCGGGCACCCGAGGGCGACGCCGCAGAGGCCGGCCCGACGAGCGGGTCGGGCTCGACCGAGTGA
- a CDS encoding MmcQ/YjbR family DNA-binding protein produces the protein MSADAIREHALCLPGAWPDEPWEGDLVAKVGPGERGKIFAFLGESGVGVKAGSTREEADEWLARYPADAAVMAYIGRNGWNTLMIGGAIPLDELLEAVDDSYEAIVAKLPRKYRPQA, from the coding sequence ATGAGCGCCGACGCCATCCGTGAGCACGCCCTGTGCCTGCCGGGCGCCTGGCCCGACGAGCCCTGGGAGGGCGACCTCGTCGCCAAGGTCGGCCCCGGCGAGCGGGGCAAGATCTTCGCCTTCCTCGGGGAGAGCGGCGTGGGTGTCAAGGCGGGCAGCACCCGCGAGGAGGCCGACGAGTGGCTCGCCCGCTACCCCGCCGACGCCGCGGTCATGGCCTACATCGGCCGCAACGGCTGGAACACGCTGATGATCGGCGGCGCGATCCCTCTGGACGAGCTGCTCGAGGCCGTCGACGACTCCTACGAGGCGATCGTGGCCAAGCTGCCGAGGAAGTACCGACCCCAGGCATGA
- a CDS encoding 2Fe-2S iron-sulfur cluster-binding protein, with protein MATIIVQPSGTQIHVEPGDTLLAGLQKAGYAYTVGCRRGGCGICKVDVVDGEFSYNRPVADTVITDEERGDGTCLSCRAVAECDLVIEMRDASLRLVNPLLGTINAARCDRERSAGTPPEEQ; from the coding sequence ATGGCGACGATCATCGTGCAGCCGTCGGGCACGCAGATCCACGTCGAGCCCGGTGACACGCTGCTCGCCGGCCTGCAGAAGGCCGGCTATGCCTACACGGTGGGTTGCCGCCGTGGGGGCTGCGGCATCTGCAAGGTGGACGTCGTCGACGGAGAGTTCTCCTACAACCGACCCGTGGCCGACACGGTCATCACCGACGAGGAGCGTGGCGACGGCACCTGCCTGAGCTGCCGTGCCGTCGCCGAGTGTGACCTCGTCATCGAGATGCGCGACGCATCCCTGCGTCTCGTCAACCCCTTGCTCGGCACGATCAACGCGGCGCGCTGCGACCGCGAACGGTCTGCCGGGACCCCACCGGAGGAGCAGTAG
- the gyrB gene encoding DNA topoisomerase (ATP-hydrolyzing) subunit B, which produces MADEQSPQTQPTTPDTGSPEYDASAITVLEGLEAVRKRPGMYIGSTGERGLHHLVWEIVDNSVDEAMAGYADTIDVTLMEDGAVRVKDNGRGIPTDIHEAEGVSAVELVLTQLHAGGKFGGGGYKVSGGLHGVGSSVVNALSTRLDVCVRQKGHAHRMSFEGGVPTGPLRQEEETDATGTTITFWASPEIFETTTYDYETIRARFQQMAFLNKGLTINLVDERVEEPTEEEQAEDLDHVDDDITDVVDSEEGAPKKARKVSYRYDNGIVDYVTHLVGSKKAEPVTQEIIAIETEDTARELSLELAMQWTTAYSESVHTYANAINTHEGGTHEEGFRAALTKLINDFARKQGLLKDKDDNLTGDDIREGLTAVVSVKLGEPQFEGQTKTKLGNSEVKGFVQRAMTDEFGHWLEAHPNDGKDIVRKAVQAAAARMAARKAREATRRKGLLESGGLPGKLSDCQSKDPTVSEVFIVEGDSAGGSAKAGRNPENQAILPIRGKILNVEKARIDKILANNEVQALISAFGTGIGEDFDLSKARYHKIVLMADADVDGMHIRTLLLTLLFRFMKPLIEAGYVYLAQPPLYRLKWSNHDHEFAFSDRERDAMIAEGQSKGWRLPKDNPVQRYKGLGEMNYQELWETTMDPDTRVLLQVTLDDAAAADEIFAVLMGEDVESRRSFIQKNARDVRFLDI; this is translated from the coding sequence GTGGCAGACGAGCAGTCTCCCCAGACCCAGCCGACGACGCCGGACACCGGCTCTCCCGAGTACGACGCGAGTGCCATCACCGTCCTCGAGGGTCTCGAGGCGGTCCGCAAGCGGCCCGGCATGTACATCGGTTCGACCGGTGAGCGCGGCCTGCACCACCTCGTCTGGGAGATCGTCGACAACTCCGTCGACGAGGCGATGGCCGGCTACGCCGACACCATCGACGTCACCCTCATGGAGGACGGCGCGGTCCGGGTCAAGGACAACGGCCGCGGCATCCCCACCGACATCCACGAGGCCGAGGGCGTCTCCGCCGTCGAGCTCGTGCTCACCCAGCTGCACGCCGGCGGCAAGTTCGGCGGCGGCGGCTACAAGGTCTCCGGTGGCCTCCACGGCGTCGGCTCCTCCGTGGTCAACGCCCTGTCGACCCGCCTCGACGTCTGCGTGCGGCAGAAGGGCCACGCCCACCGCATGTCCTTCGAGGGCGGGGTGCCGACCGGCCCCCTTCGCCAGGAGGAGGAGACCGACGCGACCGGCACGACGATCACCTTCTGGGCCAGCCCCGAGATCTTCGAGACGACGACCTACGACTACGAGACGATCCGGGCCCGCTTCCAGCAGATGGCCTTCCTCAACAAGGGCCTGACGATCAACCTCGTCGACGAGCGCGTCGAGGAGCCCACCGAGGAGGAGCAGGCCGAGGACCTCGACCACGTCGACGACGACATCACCGACGTCGTCGACTCCGAGGAGGGGGCGCCGAAGAAGGCGCGCAAGGTCTCCTACCGCTACGACAACGGCATCGTCGACTACGTCACCCACCTCGTCGGGTCCAAGAAGGCCGAGCCGGTCACCCAGGAGATCATCGCGATCGAGACCGAGGACACCGCCCGCGAGCTCTCCCTCGAGCTGGCGATGCAGTGGACGACGGCCTACAGCGAGTCGGTCCACACCTATGCCAACGCGATCAACACGCACGAGGGCGGCACCCACGAGGAGGGCTTCCGTGCGGCGCTGACGAAGCTCATCAACGACTTCGCCCGCAAGCAGGGGCTGCTCAAGGACAAGGACGACAATCTCACCGGTGACGACATCCGCGAGGGTCTGACGGCCGTCGTCTCGGTCAAGCTGGGCGAGCCGCAGTTCGAGGGCCAGACGAAGACCAAGCTCGGCAACTCCGAGGTCAAGGGCTTCGTCCAGCGGGCGATGACCGACGAGTTCGGCCACTGGCTCGAGGCCCACCCCAACGACGGCAAGGACATCGTCCGCAAGGCCGTGCAGGCCGCCGCGGCCCGGATGGCCGCCCGCAAGGCGCGTGAGGCGACCCGCCGCAAGGGTCTGCTCGAGTCCGGCGGGCTGCCGGGCAAGCTCTCCGACTGCCAGAGCAAGGACCCGACGGTCTCCGAGGTCTTCATCGTCGAGGGTGACTCCGCCGGCGGCTCGGCCAAGGCGGGCCGCAACCCCGAGAACCAGGCGATCCTGCCGATCCGCGGCAAGATCCTCAACGTCGAGAAGGCCCGGATCGACAAGATCCTCGCCAACAACGAGGTCCAGGCCCTGATCTCCGCCTTCGGCACGGGCATCGGCGAGGACTTCGACCTGAGCAAGGCGCGCTACCACAAGATCGTGCTCATGGCCGATGCCGACGTCGACGGCATGCACATCCGCACCCTGCTGCTCACGCTCCTCTTCCGCTTCATGAAGCCGCTCATCGAGGCCGGCTACGTCTACCTCGCCCAGCCGCCGCTCTACCGGCTCAAGTGGTCCAACCACGACCACGAGTTCGCCTTCAGCGACCGCGAGCGCGACGCGATGATCGCCGAGGGCCAGTCGAAGGGCTGGCGCCTGCCCAAGGACAACCCCGTCCAGCGCTACAAGGGTCTGGGCGAGATGAACTACCAGGAGCTGTGGGAGACGACGATGGACCCCGACACCCGGGTCCTGCTCCAGGTGACGCTCGACGACGCCGCCGCGGCCGACGAGATCTTCGCCGTCCTCATGGGCGAGGACGTCGAGTCCCGCCGCAGCTTCATCCAGAAGAACGCACGCGACGTGCGCTTCCTCGACATCTGA
- a CDS encoding DUF721 domain-containing protein — translation MSEGEVPPPSSGDGGDEPQPSTAPAEEEQDAAAAALARARAVAATKGLRPGMKPRPKRKWQPRGVLAGTGRDPMTVGEQVERLVGDRGWQVDVAAGSVMGRWPEIVGRQVAEHCEPVTFEAGVLSVRADSTAWATQIRLLSSSLLGSIAEAVGPDVVHELRVHGPSAPSWSRGPRRTSDGRGPRDTYG, via the coding sequence ATGAGCGAAGGGGAGGTCCCGCCCCCTTCGTCGGGAGATGGCGGGGACGAGCCACAGCCCTCCACGGCGCCGGCCGAGGAGGAGCAGGACGCGGCGGCCGCCGCCCTGGCCCGCGCCCGAGCGGTCGCGGCGACGAAGGGGCTGCGCCCCGGCATGAAGCCGCGGCCCAAGCGGAAGTGGCAGCCCCGCGGCGTGCTCGCCGGCACCGGTCGCGACCCGATGACCGTCGGCGAGCAGGTGGAGCGGCTCGTCGGCGACCGCGGGTGGCAGGTCGACGTCGCCGCCGGCTCGGTCATGGGGCGATGGCCGGAGATCGTCGGCCGGCAGGTGGCCGAGCACTGCGAGCCGGTGACCTTCGAGGCGGGGGTGCTCTCGGTGCGGGCCGACTCGACGGCCTGGGCGACGCAGATCCGGCTGCTGTCGAGCTCGCTGCTCGGAAGCATCGCCGAGGCCGTCGGTCCCGATGTCGTGCACGAGCTGCGGGTCCACGGGCCGAGCGCCCCGTCGTGGTCGCGGGGGCCGCGGCGCACGAGTGACGGTCGGGGGCCGCGCGACACCTACGGGTAG
- the recF gene encoding DNA replication/repair protein RecF → MYVRHLSIGDFRSYPTAELALEPGVTTLVGLNGQGKTNLVEAIGYVASLSSHRVATDQPLVRFGADRAIVRCAVVRDERESLVELEITPGRANRAKLNRSALTRTRDVLGTLRTVLFAPEDLALIKGDPGERRRFLDDLLVQRQPRWSGVRSDYDKILKQRGALLKSAATLLGGRRGRGRRSAAAPEGVDPKAAAEDAVRTLDIWDEHLATVGSQLLYARLRLLRDLVPHLQEAYREVSANQSEATAVYRSSLHDEAAEAIAGGAVPEPDELRQMLLDTLAQRRDQEIERGVNLVGPHRDDLVLGLGPMPAKGYASHGESWSFALGLRLAAYHLLRHDLGDDPVLVLDDVFAELDSGRRERLAAMIADCEQVLITAAVPEDVPESMSGRRYSVTLGEVSGP, encoded by the coding sequence GTGTACGTCCGCCACCTGAGCATCGGCGACTTCCGCAGCTATCCGACCGCCGAGCTGGCGCTCGAGCCGGGGGTGACGACCCTCGTCGGGCTCAACGGCCAGGGCAAGACCAACCTCGTCGAGGCGATCGGCTACGTCGCCTCGCTCTCGAGCCACCGGGTTGCGACCGACCAGCCGCTCGTGCGCTTCGGCGCCGACCGGGCGATCGTCCGCTGCGCCGTCGTGCGCGACGAGCGGGAGAGCCTCGTCGAGCTCGAGATCACCCCGGGTCGGGCCAACCGCGCGAAGCTCAACCGCTCCGCGCTCACCCGTACCCGCGACGTGCTCGGCACCCTGCGCACGGTGCTCTTCGCCCCCGAGGACCTCGCCCTCATCAAGGGCGACCCCGGTGAGCGACGCCGCTTCCTCGACGACCTGCTCGTCCAGCGGCAGCCGCGCTGGTCGGGGGTGCGCTCCGACTACGACAAGATCCTCAAGCAGCGCGGGGCCCTGCTGAAGTCCGCCGCCACCCTCCTCGGCGGCCGGCGAGGTCGGGGCCGGCGCAGCGCGGCGGCACCGGAGGGCGTCGACCCGAAGGCCGCCGCGGAGGACGCCGTGCGCACCCTCGACATCTGGGACGAGCACCTCGCGACGGTCGGCAGCCAGCTGCTCTACGCCCGGTTGCGGCTGCTGCGAGACCTCGTGCCCCACCTGCAGGAGGCCTACCGCGAGGTCAGTGCGAACCAGTCGGAGGCGACGGCGGTCTACCGCAGCTCGCTCCACGACGAGGCGGCCGAGGCGATCGCCGGCGGCGCGGTGCCGGAGCCTGACGAGCTGCGTCAGATGCTCCTCGACACGTTGGCGCAGCGGCGCGACCAGGAGATCGAGCGTGGGGTCAACCTCGTGGGCCCGCACCGCGACGACCTCGTGCTGGGCCTGGGGCCGATGCCGGCGAAGGGCTATGCCTCGCACGGCGAGTCGTGGTCCTTCGCGCTCGGGCTGCGCCTGGCGGCCTACCACCTGCTGCGCCACGACCTCGGTGACGACCCGGTCCTCGTCCTCGACGACGTCTTCGCGGAGCTCGACAGCGGCCGCCGGGAGCGGCTCGCGGCGATGATCGCCGACTGCGAGCAGGTGCTCATCACCGCGGCGGTGCCCGAGGACGTGCCGGAGTCGATGTCCGGACGCCGCTACTCCGTCACGCTCGGCGAGGTGTCCGGCCCATGA
- a CDS encoding DUF3566 domain-containing protein, which translates to MSTTGDTTAVRTAAGPSQATRRTASAGASRPAPRGGRRVKLMVSRVDPFSVMKVGFLVSVAMGIALVVMTGVMWALLSAMGVFDSINELAGQIIGDGSGETFDVMDFLGFGRVLSLSIVIAVIDVFLLTAVATLGAFLYNIVASLVGGVHMTLTDD; encoded by the coding sequence GTGAGCACGACAGGAGACACCACGGCCGTCCGCACGGCCGCGGGGCCGTCCCAGGCGACCCGACGCACCGCGTCGGCCGGAGCCTCACGACCTGCGCCGCGAGGTGGCCGCCGGGTCAAGCTCATGGTCTCGCGGGTCGACCCCTTCTCCGTGATGAAGGTCGGCTTCCTCGTCTCGGTGGCCATGGGCATCGCCTTGGTCGTCATGACCGGCGTCATGTGGGCCCTGCTGTCCGCGATGGGCGTCTTCGACTCGATCAACGAGCTCGCCGGCCAGATCATCGGTGACGGCTCGGGCGAGACCTTCGACGTCATGGACTTCCTCGGCTTCGGCCGCGTGCTGTCCCTGTCGATCGTCATCGCGGTCATCGACGTCTTCCTCCTGACGGCCGTCGCCACCCTCGGTGCCTTCCTCTACAACATCGTCGCCAGCCTCGTCGGCGGCGTGCACATGACGCTGACCGACGACTGA
- the gyrA gene encoding DNA gyrase subunit A: MTDTPTTPETDRTEPVDLNAEMQRSYIEYAMSVIVSRALPDVRDGLKPVHRRIVYAMYDGGYRPDRGYNKCSRVVGDVMGQYHPHGDSAIYDAMVRLVQPWSLRYPLIDGQGNFGSAGNDGAAAPRYTECKMAPLSMELVRDIDQETVDFVPNYDGKTLQPDVLPARFPNLLANGSAGIAVGMATQIPPHNLREVADAAQWMLEHPEAPREEALEAVMGLIKGPDFPTGALIMGNRGIDEAYRTGRGSIIMRAVVEVEEIQGRTCLVVTELPYQVNPDALAQKIAEMTKEGRLSGIADIRDESSGRTGQRLVIVLKRDAVAKVVLNNLYKHTQLQTTFGANMLALVDGVPRTLPISAFIRYWVEHQIDVIVRRTEYRLRKDEAAIHILRGYLKALDMLDEVIALIRRSPTVDEAREGLIELLDIDELQAMAILNLQLRRLAALERQKIIDEHDEIEARIVDYKDILARPERQRQIVSDELAEIVDRYGDDRRTRILPYDGDVAMEDLIPQEDVVVTITRGGYAKRTRVDEYRAQKRGGKGVRGASLRGEDVVRNFFTTTSHHWLLFFTNLGRVYRVKAYELPEAARDGKGQHVANLLAFQPDEQIAAVYAIEDYEAAPYLVLATKRGLVKKTRLTEYDSPRSGGLIAIKLREDDELIGVGLVGPEDDLLLVSRNAQSVRFHASDDIIRPMGRSTSGVTGMKFRGDDSLLALNVIEDGTDPDVFVVFENGVAKRTAASQWTAKGRAGLGVTAANSGKGGQLVGALVVDETDEVMVVMEKGNIVRSAVSEVNRTSRNTMGVSFATPRKGDSIVAVARNVDRGEETDAEGDDVASDPDAPVEDSAGTAQQGDAPGGDQE, encoded by the coding sequence ATGACCGACACCCCCACCACGCCCGAGACCGACCGGACCGAGCCGGTCGACCTCAACGCGGAGATGCAGCGCAGCTACATCGAGTACGCGATGAGCGTCATCGTCTCCCGCGCGCTGCCTGACGTGCGCGACGGCCTCAAGCCGGTGCACCGCCGCATCGTCTACGCCATGTACGACGGCGGCTACCGCCCTGACCGCGGCTACAACAAGTGCTCGCGCGTCGTCGGCGACGTCATGGGTCAGTACCACCCGCACGGTGACTCCGCGATCTACGACGCGATGGTCCGCCTCGTGCAGCCGTGGTCGCTGCGCTACCCGCTGATCGACGGCCAGGGCAACTTCGGCTCCGCCGGCAACGACGGTGCCGCCGCCCCGCGGTACACCGAGTGCAAGATGGCGCCGCTGTCGATGGAGCTGGTGCGCGACATCGACCAGGAGACGGTCGACTTCGTCCCCAACTACGACGGCAAGACGCTGCAGCCCGACGTGCTGCCGGCGCGCTTCCCCAACCTGCTCGCCAACGGCTCCGCCGGCATCGCCGTCGGGATGGCCACGCAGATTCCGCCGCACAACCTGCGCGAGGTCGCCGACGCCGCCCAGTGGATGCTCGAGCACCCCGAGGCCCCCCGCGAGGAGGCGCTCGAGGCGGTCATGGGCCTGATCAAGGGCCCCGACTTCCCCACCGGCGCGCTCATCATGGGCAACCGTGGCATCGACGAGGCCTACCGCACCGGCCGCGGCTCGATCATCATGCGGGCCGTCGTCGAGGTCGAGGAGATCCAGGGCCGCACCTGCCTCGTCGTCACCGAGCTGCCCTACCAGGTCAACCCCGACGCGCTCGCCCAGAAGATCGCGGAGATGACCAAGGAGGGTCGCCTGTCGGGCATCGCCGACATCCGCGACGAGTCCTCCGGCCGCACCGGCCAGCGCCTCGTCATCGTGCTCAAGCGCGATGCGGTGGCCAAGGTCGTGCTCAACAACCTCTACAAGCACACCCAGCTGCAGACGACCTTCGGCGCCAACATGCTCGCCCTCGTCGACGGCGTGCCGCGGACCCTGCCGATCTCGGCCTTCATCCGCTACTGGGTCGAGCACCAGATCGACGTCATCGTGCGCCGCACCGAGTACCGGCTGCGCAAGGACGAGGCCGCGATCCACATCCTGCGCGGCTATCTCAAGGCCCTCGACATGCTCGACGAGGTCATCGCGCTCATCCGCCGCTCCCCGACGGTCGACGAGGCCCGCGAAGGGCTGATCGAGCTGCTCGACATCGACGAGCTGCAGGCGATGGCGATCCTCAACCTCCAGCTGCGCCGCCTGGCGGCCCTGGAGCGGCAGAAGATCATCGACGAGCACGACGAGATCGAAGCCCGGATCGTCGACTACAAGGACATCCTCGCCCGCCCGGAGCGGCAGCGGCAGATCGTCTCCGACGAGCTCGCCGAGATCGTCGACCGCTACGGCGACGACCGACGCACGCGGATCCTGCCCTACGACGGCGACGTCGCGATGGAGGACCTCATCCCGCAGGAGGACGTCGTCGTGACGATCACCCGCGGTGGCTACGCCAAGCGCACCCGGGTCGACGAGTACCGCGCCCAGAAGCGCGGCGGCAAGGGCGTGCGCGGGGCCTCCCTGCGCGGCGAGGACGTCGTGCGCAACTTCTTCACGACGACCTCGCACCACTGGCTGCTCTTCTTCACCAACCTCGGCCGGGTCTACCGGGTCAAGGCCTACGAGTTGCCCGAGGCGGCGCGCGACGGCAAGGGCCAGCACGTGGCCAACCTGCTCGCCTTCCAGCCCGACGAGCAGATCGCCGCGGTCTACGCGATCGAGGACTACGAGGCGGCCCCCTACCTCGTGCTCGCGACGAAGCGCGGCCTGGTGAAGAAGACCCGCCTGACCGAGTACGACTCCCCCCGCAGCGGCGGCCTCATCGCGATCAAGCTGCGCGAGGACGACGAGCTCATCGGCGTCGGCCTCGTCGGGCCGGAGGACGACCTGCTGCTCGTCTCGCGCAATGCGCAGTCGGTGCGCTTCCACGCCAGCGACGACATCATCCGACCGATGGGCCGCTCGACGAGCGGTGTCACCGGCATGAAGTTCCGCGGCGACGACTCGCTGCTGGCGCTCAACGTCATCGAGGACGGCACCGACCCCGACGTCTTCGTCGTCTTCGAGAACGGCGTCGCCAAGCGGACCGCGGCCTCCCAGTGGACGGCCAAGGGTCGCGCCGGACTGGGCGTCACGGCCGCCAACTCCGGCAAGGGCGGCCAGCTCGTCGGGGCGCTCGTCGTCGACGAGACCGACGAGGTCATGGTCGTGATGGAGAAGGGCAACATCGTCCGGTCGGCCGTCTCGGAGGTCAACCGCACGAGCCGCAACACCATGGGCGTCAGCTTCGCGACGCCGCGCAAGGGTGACTCGATCGTCGCCGTTGCCCGCAACGTCGACCGTGGCGAAGAAACGGATGCCGAGGGTGACGATGTAGCGTCGGACCCTGACGCACCCGTCGAGGACTCGGCGGGGACCGCCCAGCAGGGGGATGCCCCCGGAGGTGACCAGGAGTGA
- the dnaN gene encoding DNA polymerase III subunit beta, whose translation MKFRVERDVLAEAVTWVARGLPNRPPVPVLAGVLVEASDEGTITLSTFDYEVSARITVAAEVAEAGTVLVLGRLLADISRNLPGKPVDVATEGSKVQVTCGSSRFALLQMPADEYPTLPTSPEGSGSIDGTLFTQAVQQVQIAADRGDTLPILTGVRVEIEGERVTLLATDRYRLAMRELTWSPNSSDASHVALIPARTLSDTAKALGASGSVEVSLGAAAGGSGLVGFEAGQRHTTSRLLDGEYPKVSKIFPTASETEAVVDTEVLTEAVKRVALVTERNTPVRLRFTDGQVTIEAGAGDDAQASEAVEAKVDGPDIEVAFNPGYLLDGLGVLGTTFTRLSFTAPLKPAMITGQDSQEGEIDTTYRYVLQPVRLAG comes from the coding sequence GTGAAGTTCCGCGTCGAGCGCGATGTGCTGGCCGAGGCGGTCACCTGGGTGGCCCGTGGCCTGCCGAACCGTCCGCCGGTTCCCGTCCTGGCCGGTGTCCTCGTCGAGGCCTCCGACGAGGGGACGATCACCCTCTCGACCTTCGACTACGAGGTCTCCGCGCGCATCACCGTGGCCGCCGAGGTGGCCGAGGCGGGCACGGTGCTCGTCCTGGGCCGGCTGCTCGCCGACATCTCGCGCAACCTGCCCGGCAAGCCGGTCGACGTCGCGACCGAGGGCTCGAAGGTCCAGGTCACCTGCGGCAGCTCGCGCTTCGCCCTGCTGCAGATGCCGGCCGACGAGTACCCGACGCTGCCGACCTCCCCCGAGGGCAGCGGCAGCATCGATGGCACGCTCTTCACCCAGGCCGTGCAGCAGGTCCAGATCGCCGCCGACCGTGGCGACACGCTGCCGATCCTCACCGGCGTGCGCGTCGAGATCGAGGGCGAGCGGGTGACGCTGCTGGCGACCGACCGCTACCGCCTCGCGATGCGCGAGCTGACGTGGAGCCCGAACTCCTCCGATGCCAGCCACGTCGCGCTCATCCCCGCCCGCACCCTGTCGGACACCGCCAAGGCCCTCGGCGCCTCCGGGTCGGTCGAGGTCTCCCTCGGCGCGGCCGCCGGCGGCTCGGGCCTCGTCGGCTTCGAGGCCGGTCAGCGGCACACGACGAGCCGCCTCCTCGACGGCGAGTACCCCAAGGTCTCGAAGATCTTCCCCACCGCGAGCGAGACCGAGGCGGTCGTCGACACCGAGGTGCTCACCGAGGCCGTCAAGCGCGTCGCCCTGGTCACCGAGCGCAACACCCCGGTGCGGCTGCGCTTCACCGACGGCCAGGTGACCATCGAGGCCGGTGCCGGTGACGACGCCCAGGCGTCCGAGGCCGTCGAGGCCAAGGTCGACGGTCCGGACATCGAGGTCGCCTTCAACCCCGGCTACCTCCTCGACGGGCTCGGCGTGCTCGGCACGACCTTCACCCGCCTGTCCTTCACCGCTCCCCTGAAGCCGGCGATGATCACCGGCCAGGACAGCCAGGAGGGCGAGATCGACACCACCTACCGCTACGTCCTGCAGCCGGTGCGCCTCGCCGGCTGA